In one window of Chryseobacterium phocaeense DNA:
- the amaB gene encoding L-piperidine-6-carboxylate dehydrogenase, which produces MSKKVKDFGIEKTLKNLGIKEENKGTSVGGKYFASGKTIESFSPVDGKLIAKIKTSGESDYDKVIEAAQKAFQEFRLIPAPKRGEIVRQLGQKLRAYKDDLGKLVSYEMGKSLQEGLGEVQEMIDICDFAVGVSRQLHGYTMHSERPGHRMYEQYHPLGVVGIITAFNFPVAVWAWNTALAWICGNVTIWKPSEKTPLCAIACQNIMSEVLKENNLAEGISSVLVADHEIGQKLVDDKRVSLVSFTGSTRVGRMVSSKVAERFGKSILELGGNNAIIISKDADIDMSIIGAVFGAVGTAGQRCTSTRRLIIHESVYNEVKTRLVKAYGQLKIGNPLDENNHVGPLIDTDAVNQYEEAIKKCKKEGGKFAVEGGVLSGKDYESGCYVKPCIAEVKNSYEIVQHETFAPILYLIKYKTLDEAIAIQNDVPQGLSSAIMTQNLREAELFLSHAGSDCGIANVNIGTSGAEIGGAFGGEKETGGGRESGSDVWKYYMRRQTNTINYTTQLPLAQGIKFDL; this is translated from the coding sequence ATGTCTAAAAAAGTAAAGGATTTCGGAATCGAAAAAACACTTAAAAACCTTGGTATTAAAGAAGAAAACAAAGGGACTTCAGTGGGCGGTAAATATTTTGCTTCGGGAAAAACCATAGAGAGTTTTTCACCCGTAGACGGCAAACTAATTGCTAAAATTAAGACTTCCGGAGAAAGTGATTATGACAAAGTAATTGAGGCGGCTCAGAAGGCGTTTCAGGAATTCAGATTGATCCCTGCTCCCAAAAGAGGGGAGATCGTTAGGCAGCTTGGCCAGAAATTAAGAGCATATAAAGATGACCTTGGAAAACTTGTTTCTTATGAAATGGGTAAATCCCTTCAGGAAGGTCTGGGTGAAGTTCAGGAAATGATTGATATCTGTGATTTTGCAGTAGGGGTATCAAGGCAGCTTCACGGGTATACCATGCATTCGGAAAGACCGGGTCACAGAATGTACGAGCAATATCATCCGCTGGGCGTTGTGGGAATTATTACAGCCTTCAACTTCCCGGTTGCCGTATGGGCCTGGAACACTGCTTTAGCCTGGATCTGTGGAAATGTTACCATCTGGAAACCGTCAGAAAAAACACCATTATGCGCTATTGCATGTCAGAACATTATGTCTGAAGTATTAAAGGAGAATAATCTTGCCGAAGGTATTTCAAGCGTACTGGTTGCTGATCATGAGATCGGGCAGAAACTGGTAGATGATAAAAGGGTTTCTTTAGTTTCTTTCACAGGTTCTACCAGAGTAGGAAGAATGGTTTCTTCTAAAGTAGCGGAAAGATTCGGAAAATCTATCCTGGAGTTGGGTGGAAACAATGCCATTATTATCTCTAAAGATGCAGATATTGATATGTCAATCATCGGGGCCGTTTTCGGAGCGGTAGGAACAGCAGGACAGAGATGTACTTCAACAAGAAGACTGATCATTCACGAGAGCGTATACAACGAGGTGAAGACCAGACTGGTAAAAGCTTACGGACAGTTGAAAATCGGAAATCCTTTAGATGAGAACAACCATGTAGGACCACTTATCGATACGGATGCTGTGAACCAATATGAAGAGGCGATCAAAAAATGTAAAAAAGAAGGCGGAAAATTTGCAGTTGAAGGCGGTGTTTTAAGCGGAAAAGATTACGAATCCGGATGCTATGTGAAGCCATGTATTGCAGAAGTTAAAAACTCTTACGAGATCGTTCAGCACGAAACTTTCGCGCCGATCCTGTATCTGATCAAATATAAAACATTAGACGAGGCTATTGCCATCCAGAATGATGTTCCTCAGGGACTGTCATCGGCTATCATGACCCAGAACTTAAGAGAAGCAGAATTATTCCTTTCTCACGCAGGTTCAGACTGCGGTATTGCGAACGTAAACATCGGAACTTCCGGTGCGGAAATCGGAGGTGCTTTCGGCGGTGAAAAAGAAACCGGAGGCGGTAGAGAATCCGGATCAGACGTTTGGAAATACTACATGAGAAGACAAACCAATACCATAAACTATACAACTCAGCTTCCTTTGGCACAGGGGATTAAATTTGATTTGTAA
- a CDS encoding GNAT family N-acetyltransferase translates to MNSDTKLRKAEIDDRDIIWGIIRQSIERRKEDGSTQWQNGYPNIGTVESDIAKGFGYVLTVDGEIAVYAALILNDEPAYSQIEGAWLSNGEFVVVHRVAVEGKFAGQGMVKKLFDHIEDFTRSHGIQSIKVDTNYDNIAMLKILESKGYSYCGEVLLADGMRKAYEKIII, encoded by the coding sequence ATGAATTCAGACACAAAACTAAGAAAAGCAGAAATTGATGACAGGGATATCATTTGGGGAATAATCAGGCAGTCCATTGAAAGAAGAAAAGAGGACGGAAGCACCCAATGGCAGAACGGCTATCCAAACATCGGAACCGTAGAAAGCGACATTGCAAAAGGTTTTGGATATGTACTGACCGTAGATGGAGAAATTGCAGTCTATGCCGCACTGATCTTAAATGACGAGCCTGCATACAGCCAGATTGAGGGCGCGTGGTTAAGTAACGGAGAATTCGTAGTGGTTCACAGGGTTGCTGTAGAAGGAAAGTTTGCAGGGCAGGGCATGGTGAAAAAATTATTTGACCATATTGAGGATTTTACAAGATCCCACGGAATTCAAAGCATAAAAGTAGATACAAACTATGATAATATCGCCATGCTGAAAATCCTTGAAAGCAAAGGGTATTCCTATTGTGGTGAAGTGCTTTTGGCAGACGGAATGAGAAAAGCTTATGAGAAGATTATAATTTGA
- a CDS encoding GNAT family N-acetyltransferase, with product MKIDIQPLDNTYSDQLIDIILNIQQKEFNVPITIEDQPDLKQIESFYTEAGGNFWGAFIDGQLVGSIALVKFDKRAGAVRKMFVKKEFRGKELNIAQKLLEVLILFCRENGIDAIYLGTVNILKAAIRFYERNHFVQVEKENLPVRFPLMNADNVFYSLIINQKV from the coding sequence ATGAAAATCGATATTCAACCACTGGATAATACCTATTCAGACCAGCTTATTGATATTATTCTGAATATCCAGCAGAAAGAATTTAACGTTCCTATTACCATTGAAGATCAGCCGGACCTTAAACAGATCGAAAGCTTTTATACAGAAGCAGGTGGAAACTTTTGGGGAGCTTTTATAGACGGACAATTGGTAGGTTCTATAGCATTGGTTAAATTTGATAAAAGAGCAGGGGCAGTAAGAAAAATGTTTGTAAAAAAAGAATTCAGAGGAAAGGAACTAAATATTGCACAGAAGCTTCTGGAAGTTTTAATTTTATTCTGCCGTGAAAATGGAATAGATGCCATATATCTGGGAACGGTTAATATATTGAAAGCAGCAATTCGTTTTTATGAACGGAATCATTTTGTACAAGTGGAAAAAGAAAATCTTCCCGTTCGTTTTCCATTGATGAATGCGGATAATGTTTTTTACTCTTTAATTATAAATCAGAAGGTATGA
- a CDS encoding P-loop NTPase family protein produces the protein MHQSIEIDEKIFQDAVKFYGTVFNLPPLASKIYSYLLFDYEKTGITFDEFVEVLSASKSSVSTSISLLLNAQLIIDHNKMDERKRYFFINDEYKKIRFEKIVQKMKDELKLLDDLNNFKKNHDNEYDERVEAYKALLYKNIENIQESLNKL, from the coding sequence ATGCACCAAAGTATAGAAATTGATGAAAAAATATTTCAGGATGCTGTAAAGTTTTACGGCACCGTTTTCAACCTGCCGCCTTTAGCCTCAAAAATCTATTCCTACCTTCTTTTCGATTATGAGAAAACAGGAATTACTTTTGACGAATTTGTAGAAGTACTTTCGGCGAGCAAAAGCTCTGTTTCCACAAGCATCTCACTACTGCTGAATGCACAGCTGATCATAGACCATAATAAAATGGATGAGCGGAAGCGGTATTTTTTCATCAATGACGAATATAAGAAAATCAGATTTGAAAAAATAGTTCAGAAAATGAAGGATGAACTTAAATTACTGGATGACCTCAACAACTTTAAAAAAAATCATGACAATGAATACGATGAGCGGGTAGAAGCTTACAAAGCACTTTTATACAAAAACATAGAAAATATTCAGGAATCTCTTAATAAACTTTAA
- a CDS encoding efflux transporter outer membrane subunit, whose protein sequence is MKSLINIIKGITFSAFILGAITSCMARKEYERPKNVVDEKLFRTDMLPSDSVSIGTVSWKEIFTDPVLQGHISKALENNLDIRIALQSIGSAEAYLKQSKAAYQPTLSVGPNYTFQTQSINTQFGQIIGERRYVNQFDITASIGWEADLWGKLRAQEKAQLATYLGTVAAHKAVKSDLVASIASAYYQLLTFDSQKRIISETIAVRERNLETTKALKASGNLTEVAVQQSEALVFNAKSLLIDIDTQIQLLENTMSLLMGESSHSIERSTLETQNLPIDLKLGYPAQLLANRPDVMRAEYNLMNAFELTNSAKAQFYPTLKLTGSGGLQSVDLDHLFSVNSLFANVVAGLAQPILNKRQIKTNYDVSLANQETAYLNFRKTVLTAGKEVSDAIRVFSVQDSFIELKQKELDAYKKSVDYSQELVNYGMANYLEVLNASVNSLNAELNISNAEYNKMKAAVELYQALGGGWK, encoded by the coding sequence ATGAAGAGTTTAATAAACATCATAAAAGGAATCACTTTTTCAGCTTTCATTTTGGGAGCCATCACATCCTGTATGGCCAGAAAAGAATATGAAAGGCCGAAAAATGTGGTGGACGAAAAGCTTTTCCGTACTGATATGCTTCCTTCAGACAGTGTAAGTATCGGAACGGTTTCCTGGAAAGAGATTTTCACAGATCCGGTTTTGCAGGGGCATATTTCAAAAGCTTTGGAAAATAACCTGGATATCAGGATCGCATTACAAAGCATTGGTTCTGCCGAGGCTTACCTGAAGCAGAGCAAAGCTGCCTATCAGCCGACTCTTTCCGTAGGACCTAATTATACATTCCAGACCCAGTCTATCAATACCCAGTTCGGGCAGATCATCGGGGAAAGAAGGTATGTCAACCAGTTTGATATTACCGCAAGTATCGGATGGGAAGCAGATCTTTGGGGGAAATTAAGAGCTCAGGAAAAAGCCCAGCTTGCGACCTATTTAGGAACTGTTGCGGCTCATAAGGCAGTTAAAAGTGACCTGGTAGCGTCTATCGCATCTGCGTATTACCAGCTTCTTACTTTCGATTCCCAGAAAAGGATCATCAGTGAAACCATTGCGGTAAGAGAGAGAAATTTAGAGACCACCAAAGCATTAAAAGCTTCAGGAAACCTGACAGAAGTAGCGGTACAGCAAAGTGAAGCGCTTGTTTTCAATGCCAAATCTTTGCTGATTGATATTGATACCCAGATCCAGCTGCTTGAGAACACGATGAGCCTTCTGATGGGAGAGTCCTCTCATTCCATTGAAAGGTCTACTCTGGAAACCCAGAATCTTCCGATCGACCTGAAATTAGGATACCCGGCACAGTTACTGGCCAACCGTCCTGATGTCATGAGGGCAGAATATAACCTGATGAATGCTTTTGAACTGACCAATTCAGCGAAAGCTCAGTTTTATCCTACTTTAAAATTAACCGGTAGTGGTGGACTGCAGTCGGTGGATCTGGATCACCTGTTCAGTGTAAATTCATTGTTTGCAAACGTGGTGGCAGGTCTGGCACAGCCGATCTTAAATAAAAGACAGATCAAAACGAACTATGATGTAAGCCTTGCCAACCAGGAAACTGCTTACCTGAACTTCAGAAAAACAGTGCTTACCGCCGGGAAAGAAGTTTCAGATGCAATCAGGGTATTTTCTGTGCAGGATTCTTTTATTGAGCTCAAGCAGAAAGAGCTGGATGCTTATAAAAAATCAGTCGATTATTCCCAGGAACTGGTTAATTACGGGATGGCCAACTATCTGGAAGTATTGAATGCAAGTGTGAATTCATTGAATGCAGAACTCAATATTTCCAATGCAGAATATAATAAAATGAAAGCTGCCGTAGAGCTTTATCAGGCTCTGGGCGGTGGATGGAAATAA
- a CDS encoding efflux RND transporter permease subunit, producing the protein MIKNFINRPVLSTVISILIVILGVLGLISLPVTQYPDIAPPTVSVSTNYTGANAETVMKSVVVPLEEQINGVEGMDYITSSAGNDGSAQIQVFFKQGIDPDIASVNVQNRVARATPLLPSEVTRSGVVTQKQQTSALMYMSFYSENKDLDDVYLQNFLNINIIPNLKRINGVGDANVFGGKNYSMRIWLDPAKMAAYSVTPNDVTNAINEQSREAAAGSIGQNSGSSFEYIIKYVGKFNDKEQYDNIIIKSLANGQNLMLKDVAKVELAGQSYSGIGENGNNPSISMGIFQTPGSNAQEIIQNIKDYLKSAEGTFPEGIKYTFNFDTNEFLEASIEKVVHTLIEAFILVFIVVYIFLQDFRSTLIPAIAVPVSIVGAFFFLNLFGYSLNLLTLFALVLAIGIVVDDAIVVVEAVHAKMEHGISDAKKATVEAMDEITGAIISITLVMAAVFIPVTFITGPTGVFYQQFGITLIIAIIISAINALTLSPVLCSLFLKPHAEHHAEYKNLNLLQKFFYKFNIAFKTTTERYGRGFVFLLRHKWVTLIIFAVTGGILFWASSSMKKGFVPTEDRGIIFTDVQLPPGASMERTYNALKTLQAKALKVPGVQNVTISTGRGFLSGNGSNNGLAFVKLKPFDERKKDGQTSEDITKKLFGIVGAVPDAKVVFFQPPSVPGFGNSAGFEMVLLDKSGGEYADLDNKTNEFIGKLMERPEIQFAQTSFNTKYPQYQMEINVPLSKQLGVSVNDILSTMQGYIGGVYTADFTKYGKQFRVMVQALPENRKNIENLNELYVRTGSGIMTPISQFVTLKKAYGPQSVSRYNLFTSVKVTGANSEGYSSGDAITAVQQVANETLNQNYAVEFTGLTREELNSGSQTLLIFGLSLVFVYFILSAQYESYILPLIVVISLPLGVMGAYFGQKIMGLENNIYFQIALIMLVGLLAKNAILIVEFAVQRRHHGETIVMSAINAAKARVRPILMTSFAFIFGLLPLVLASGIGAVGNRSIATGAAIGLLIGTILGLFVIPVLYVIFETLQEKIKPIKREDINLAE; encoded by the coding sequence ATGATTAAAAATTTTATTAACAGACCGGTTTTATCCACCGTAATATCAATTCTGATTGTTATTCTCGGTGTTTTAGGACTTATCTCGCTGCCGGTTACCCAGTATCCGGATATTGCGCCGCCCACGGTAAGTGTTTCTACAAACTACACGGGAGCCAATGCCGAGACGGTAATGAAGAGTGTAGTAGTACCTTTGGAAGAGCAGATCAACGGGGTGGAAGGAATGGATTATATCACTTCCAGTGCCGGGAACGACGGTTCTGCCCAGATTCAGGTTTTCTTTAAACAGGGAATTGATCCGGATATCGCTTCAGTAAACGTACAGAACCGTGTGGCAAGAGCGACACCACTTCTGCCGTCCGAAGTAACCCGTTCAGGGGTTGTAACGCAGAAACAGCAGACCAGTGCCCTGATGTATATGTCTTTCTATTCCGAGAACAAGGATCTGGATGATGTATACCTTCAGAACTTTTTGAATATCAACATTATTCCGAATCTGAAAAGGATTAACGGTGTAGGGGATGCCAACGTTTTCGGGGGTAAAAACTACTCCATGAGAATCTGGCTGGATCCTGCTAAAATGGCGGCCTACAGTGTAACGCCCAATGATGTTACCAATGCCATCAACGAGCAGAGTAGAGAAGCTGCAGCAGGTTCTATTGGCCAGAACAGCGGAAGTTCTTTTGAATATATCATCAAATACGTAGGTAAATTCAATGATAAAGAACAGTATGACAATATCATCATTAAATCTCTTGCCAACGGTCAAAACCTGATGCTGAAAGATGTTGCCAAAGTAGAACTGGCAGGTCAGTCCTACAGCGGAATCGGGGAAAACGGAAACAATCCTTCCATCAGTATGGGGATCTTCCAGACGCCGGGATCCAATGCACAGGAGATTATTCAGAATATCAAAGATTATCTGAAATCAGCGGAGGGAACTTTTCCAGAGGGAATCAAGTATACCTTTAACTTTGATACCAACGAATTCCTGGAAGCTTCTATTGAAAAGGTAGTGCATACCCTGATTGAAGCGTTCATCCTTGTATTCATTGTAGTGTATATTTTCCTTCAGGATTTCAGATCTACCCTGATTCCGGCCATCGCGGTTCCGGTATCTATTGTGGGAGCGTTCTTCTTCCTGAATCTTTTCGGGTATTCATTAAACCTGTTGACCCTGTTTGCATTGGTCCTTGCCATCGGTATTGTGGTGGATGACGCCATTGTCGTCGTCGAGGCCGTCCATGCGAAGATGGAACACGGTATTTCAGATGCTAAAAAGGCAACGGTAGAAGCCATGGATGAGATTACAGGCGCTATTATTTCTATTACTTTGGTAATGGCCGCCGTATTTATCCCTGTGACATTTATTACAGGTCCTACAGGGGTTTTCTACCAGCAGTTTGGGATTACCCTGATTATTGCGATCATTATTTCTGCTATTAATGCATTAACGTTAAGTCCGGTTTTATGTTCATTATTCCTGAAACCTCACGCAGAGCATCATGCAGAATATAAGAACTTAAATCTCTTACAGAAGTTTTTCTATAAGTTTAATATTGCTTTTAAAACAACAACTGAGCGTTACGGAAGAGGATTTGTGTTCCTTTTAAGACATAAATGGGTAACCCTGATTATTTTTGCGGTTACAGGAGGTATCTTATTCTGGGCAAGCAGCAGCATGAAGAAAGGTTTTGTACCTACGGAAGACAGAGGGATTATCTTTACCGATGTTCAGCTTCCTCCGGGAGCTTCTATGGAAAGAACCTACAACGCTCTGAAAACCCTTCAGGCCAAAGCACTGAAAGTTCCGGGAGTACAGAATGTAACGATTTCTACCGGTAGAGGATTCTTATCCGGAAACGGAAGTAATAACGGTCTTGCCTTTGTGAAATTGAAGCCATTCGATGAAAGAAAAAAAGACGGCCAGACCTCTGAAGATATCACGAAAAAGCTGTTTGGAATTGTAGGTGCTGTCCCTGATGCCAAGGTAGTATTCTTCCAACCGCCAAGTGTACCCGGATTTGGTAACAGTGCCGGTTTTGAAATGGTATTGCTGGATAAATCAGGTGGAGAGTATGCCGATCTGGATAATAAGACCAATGAATTCATTGGTAAGCTGATGGAGAGACCGGAAATTCAGTTTGCACAGACTTCATTTAATACAAAATATCCACAGTACCAGATGGAAATCAATGTTCCTCTGAGCAAACAGCTTGGCGTTTCTGTCAATGATATTCTGTCGACTATGCAGGGGTATATCGGAGGTGTTTATACAGCTGATTTTACCAAATACGGAAAACAGTTCAGGGTAATGGTCCAGGCACTTCCTGAAAACAGAAAGAATATTGAAAACCTGAATGAGCTTTATGTACGGACAGGTTCAGGAATTATGACTCCGATTTCACAGTTTGTCACCTTGAAAAAAGCATACGGACCACAATCCGTAAGCCGTTACAACCTGTTTACTTCAGTGAAGGTGACGGGAGCCAACTCTGAAGGGTACAGTTCCGGTGATGCCATTACCGCTGTACAGCAGGTAGCCAATGAAACCCTGAATCAGAATTATGCAGTGGAATTTACGGGACTAACCCGAGAAGAATTAAATTCAGGATCTCAGACCCTTCTGATTTTTGGATTAAGTCTGGTTTTCGTTTACTTTATCCTTTCTGCGCAGTATGAAAGTTATATCCTTCCGCTGATCGTTGTTATTTCTCTTCCTCTTGGGGTAATGGGAGCCTATTTCGGGCAGAAAATTATGGGCTTGGAAAATAATATTTATTTCCAGATTGCCCTGATCATGCTCGTGGGACTATTGGCGAAAAACGCGATCCTTATCGTCGAATTTGCCGTCCAGCGAAGACATCACGGGGAAACAATTGTCATGTCAGCGATCAATGCGGCTAAAGCCAGGGTAAGACCAATCCTGATGACTTCATTTGCCTTTATCTTCGGTTTATTACCGTTGGTTCTTGCAAGCGGAATCGGTGCGGTAGGTAACAGATCTATTGCAACCGGTGCGGCAATCGGACTATTGATCGGAACCATTTTAGGATTATTTGTTATTCCTGTATTGTATGTGATCTTTGAAACACTGCAGGAAAAAATTAAACCTATCAAAAGAGAAGATATCAATTTAGCAGAATAA
- the lat gene encoding L-lysine 6-transaminase translates to MEQTIDIKANKVKETVGRHVLADGFDFVMDIEKSHGSWLYDKLTDKEYLDMFSMFASASIGYNHPYLVERSEWLGRMAVNKPTLADVYSEEYAHFLEVFERVVIPEELQYAFFIEGGSLGVENAMKACFDWKTRKNFEKGLQTEAGICIHFRQAFHGRSGYTLSLTNTSDPRKYQYFPMFEWPRILNPKLTFPITEENLEETIKNERLALLQIEEAILMNPDKVACIIIEPIQAEGGDNHFRDEFLLGLRKLCDQNEILLIFDEVQTGIAITGKMWAFQHFTAKPDIISFGKKAQVCGVLANKEKFDQIPNNVFRESSRINSTFGGNFIDMLRFQLVMEVIEKENLVENARVVGDYLLERLKELAQKYPEKISNARGRGLMCAIDLPSAEQRNHLMNELFKDGLIILPCGDQSLRFRPHLNVTQEEIQLALDKIESNINKI, encoded by the coding sequence ATGGAACAAACAATTGATATAAAAGCTAATAAAGTAAAGGAAACAGTAGGAAGACACGTTCTGGCAGACGGCTTTGATTTTGTGATGGATATTGAAAAATCCCACGGATCATGGCTGTATGACAAACTAACAGACAAAGAGTATCTGGATATGTTCTCTATGTTTGCATCAGCTTCCATTGGCTACAACCATCCGTATCTTGTTGAAAGATCAGAATGGCTGGGGAGAATGGCGGTTAATAAACCTACACTGGCAGATGTATATTCTGAGGAATACGCTCACTTCTTGGAAGTTTTTGAAAGGGTAGTGATTCCTGAAGAACTGCAGTACGCTTTCTTTATTGAAGGAGGAAGCTTAGGCGTAGAAAACGCTATGAAAGCCTGCTTCGACTGGAAAACCCGTAAGAACTTCGAAAAAGGACTTCAGACGGAAGCCGGGATCTGTATTCACTTCAGACAGGCATTCCACGGAAGAAGCGGCTATACTTTAAGCTTAACCAATACTTCAGACCCAAGAAAATATCAGTATTTCCCGATGTTTGAATGGCCAAGGATCCTGAATCCGAAATTGACTTTCCCGATCACGGAAGAGAATCTGGAGGAAACCATCAAGAATGAAAGACTTGCTTTATTACAAATTGAAGAAGCCATCCTGATGAATCCTGATAAAGTGGCATGCATCATCATTGAGCCTATTCAGGCTGAGGGTGGTGATAACCACTTCAGAGACGAATTCCTGTTAGGTTTAAGAAAGCTTTGTGATCAGAATGAGATCCTTCTGATCTTTGATGAAGTGCAGACCGGTATCGCTATTACAGGAAAAATGTGGGCATTCCAGCACTTCACAGCAAAACCGGATATTATTTCTTTCGGGAAAAAAGCTCAGGTTTGCGGGGTTTTAGCGAACAAAGAAAAATTCGACCAGATTCCGAATAACGTGTTCAGAGAAAGTTCAAGGATCAATTCCACTTTCGGAGGAAACTTTATTGATATGCTTCGTTTCCAGCTGGTGATGGAAGTGATTGAAAAAGAAAATCTTGTAGAAAACGCAAGAGTGGTGGGAGATTATCTGTTGGAAAGATTAAAAGAATTAGCTCAGAAATATCCTGAGAAGATTTCAAATGCAAGAGGAAGAGGGTTGATGTGTGCCATTGATCTTCCTTCAGCAGAGCAGAGAAATCACCTGATGAACGAGCTTTTCAAAGACGGATTGATTATTCTTCCGTGTGGAGATCAGTCCCTTCGTTTCAGACCTCATCTGAATGTTACCCAGGAAGAAATTCAGTTGGCTTTAGATAAAATCGAGAGCAATATTAATAAAATTTAA
- a CDS encoding DUF2007 domain-containing protein translates to MERSTRVSVFESDKPSEIQLIKSKLDDAQITNSVENNYLTFTTTPTATSLKIMVDLQDEKNAFNIIDAYLQQSENQ, encoded by the coding sequence ATGGAAAGAAGTACGAGAGTATCGGTTTTTGAAAGTGATAAGCCTTCAGAAATCCAGTTAATAAAGTCTAAATTGGATGATGCACAAATTACAAACAGCGTCGAAAATAACTATCTTACCTTTACGACAACGCCTACAGCAACATCGTTAAAAATCATGGTAGATTTGCAAGACGAGAAGAATGCATTCAATATTATAGATGCTTATCTTCAACAAAGTGAAAATCAATAA
- a CDS encoding efflux RND transporter periplasmic adaptor subunit encodes MNNKLVILSIAALSLTACKKEAPKQDGAKPYPVVSVESKNIVGYQTFPATIQGRVNNDVRAKIQGYITQVLVDEGQYVTKGQPLFRLETNILSENAAASKAGIGAAESTIAAAQASVNAAQVEVNKLKPLVQKNIISNVQLQTAQANLAQAQAQLQQANAAKRQAVANYKGVEANIEYSIIRAPISGVIGRLPLKVGSLVGPTDQTALTTISDTSEIFAYFSMNEKEYFDFLEKSQGSSMPEKIKNLPMVELQLANGSLYPEKGRIEAITGQIDPTTGTIQFRVAFTNAQKLLSNGNSGTIRFPQHYDNVLVVPESATYEQQGIVYVYKVDKGDTARNVVVNVIDRIDNLALVKSGVNKGEVIVAAGIGGLKPGTAIKKKPIKMDSLVQSIKPKF; translated from the coding sequence ATGAATAATAAGCTAGTTATACTTTCTATTGCAGCGCTTTCACTGACAGCCTGCAAAAAAGAAGCTCCGAAGCAGGATGGTGCAAAGCCATATCCTGTAGTTTCTGTGGAGTCGAAAAATATAGTGGGCTATCAGACCTTTCCGGCTACCATACAGGGAAGGGTGAACAATGATGTCCGCGCAAAAATACAGGGATATATCACTCAGGTATTGGTAGATGAAGGACAGTATGTGACCAAAGGGCAGCCTTTGTTCCGTCTGGAAACCAATATCCTTTCTGAAAACGCCGCCGCTTCAAAAGCAGGAATCGGTGCTGCAGAATCTACCATTGCAGCGGCTCAGGCTTCTGTAAATGCAGCCCAGGTGGAAGTGAATAAACTGAAACCTCTGGTCCAAAAAAATATCATCAGCAATGTGCAGCTTCAGACGGCTCAGGCCAATTTAGCCCAGGCCCAGGCCCAGCTACAGCAGGCCAATGCAGCAAAAAGACAGGCAGTTGCCAATTACAAAGGAGTAGAAGCCAATATTGAATACTCTATCATCCGTGCTCCTATTTCCGGAGTAATCGGAAGACTTCCATTGAAGGTAGGAAGTTTGGTGGGACCAACTGACCAGACTGCACTAACAACCATTTCAGATACCTCTGAAATTTTCGCCTATTTTTCAATGAATGAAAAAGAGTATTTTGATTTCCTTGAAAAATCACAGGGTTCATCTATGCCTGAAAAAATTAAAAACCTTCCGATGGTAGAACTTCAGCTGGCCAATGGAAGTCTTTATCCGGAAAAAGGAAGAATTGAAGCCATTACAGGCCAGATCGATCCTACAACGGGTACCATCCAGTTCAGGGTGGCGTTTACCAATGCACAGAAATTATTAAGCAACGGTAACAGCGGAACCATCAGATTCCCGCAGCATTATGATAATGTGCTGGTAGTACCTGAAAGTGCTACTTACGAGCAGCAGGGTATTGTTTATGTTTATAAAGTTGATAAAGGTGATACAGCACGAAATGTGGTGGTCAATGTCATCGACAGGATAGATAATCTTGCCCTTGTAAAATCTGGTGTAAATAAAGGAGAAGTTATTGTTGCAGCAGGTATTGGAGGATTAAAACCAGGAACTGCCATTAAGAAGAAACCTATAAAAATGGATAGTCTTGTTCAATCAATAAAACCGAAATTTTAA